In a genomic window of Lycium ferocissimum isolate CSIRO_LF1 chromosome 9, AGI_CSIRO_Lferr_CH_V1, whole genome shotgun sequence:
- the LOC132030074 gene encoding probable methyltransferase PMT21 codes for MKHNKDKDGKPYPPNKNSLKVQVALMVVVLCGLSFYLGGIFCSEKETYVTKEVNREDETPSENANGPVQTKAVSFTECSADYQDYTPCTDPRRWKKYGLHRLTFMERHCPPNFERKECLVPPPDGYKVPIRWPKSKNECWYRNVPYDWINKQKSNQHWLVKEGEKFIFPGGGTMFPNGVGKYVDLMEDLIPQMKDGTIRTAIDTGCGVASWGGDLLERGILTVSLAPRDNHEAQVQFALERGIPAVLGIISTQRLPFPSNSFDMAHCSRCLIPWTEFGGVYLLEVHRILRPGGFWVLSGPPVNYENRWRGWNTTIEEQRSDYEKLQDLLTSMCFKLFNKKDDIAVWQKLTDNSCYKKLDNPDNYPPKCDDGTEPDSAWYTPLRPCVVVPNPATKKLKLNALAKWPERLHVAPERVSDVRGGSEGAFKHDDSKWKVRAKHYKKLLPAIGTEKIRNVMDMNTLYGGFAAALVEDPLWVMNVVSSYAANTLPVVYDRGLIGTFHDWCEAFSTYPRTYDLLHLDNLFTAESHRCEMKYVLLEMDRILRPNGYAIIRESSYFIDAVAAMAKGMRWSCRKEDTEYGVQNEKILICQKKLWYSKESS; via the exons ATGAAGCACAATAAAGATAAAGATGGAAAACCATATCCACCAAATAAAAATTCATTGAAAGTTCAAGTGGCACTAATGGTTGTGGTGCTCTGTGGGTTATCATTCTATCTTGGAGGAATATTTTGCTCTGAAAAGGAGACATATGTGACTAAGGAGGTTAACAGGGAAGATGAAACTCCTAGTGAGAATGCTAATGGTCCTGTACAAACCAAAGCCGTTTCCTTTACTGAATGCAGTGCTGATTATCAAGACTATACCCCATGCACAGATCCAAGG AGATGGAAGAAGTACGGTCTTCATCGCCTTACTTTCATGGAACGACATTGCCCTCCTAATTTTGAAAGGAAGGAATGCTTGGTCCCCCCACCAGATGGCTATAAAGTGCCAATTAGATGGCCAAAGAGCAAAAATGAATGTTGGTACAG GAATGTTCCGTATGATTGGATTAACAAACAAAAGTCCAATCAACATTGGCTCGTAAAAGAAGGGGAGAAGTTCATCTTTCCTGGTGGTGGCACTATGTTCCCCAATGGTGTTGGGAAATATGTTGATCTGATGGAAGATTTGATTCCACAGATGAAAGATGGCACCATCCGGACTGCCATTGATACGGGTTGTGGG GTGGCAAGTTGGGGAGGTGATTTGCTAGAACGTGGAATTCTGACTGTATCTCTTGCCCCAAGAGATAATCATGAAGCTCAAGTTCAGTTTGCTCTGGAACGTGGAATTCCTGCAGTTCTGGGCATTATTTCCACGCAGCGTCTTCCTTTCCCCTCAAACTCTTTTGATATGGCTCATTGCTCAAGATGCCTAATTCCATGGACTGAATTCG GTGGAGTTTACCTTCTTGAAGTACATCGTATATTGCGGCCTGGAGGTTTCTGGGTCCTTTCTGGCCCACCAGTGAACTATGAGAACCGTTGGAGAGGATGGAATACCACCATTGAGGAGCAGAGATCAGATTACGAGAAGTTGCAAGATTTGCTAACTTCAATGTGCTTCAAACTATTCAACAAGAAGGACGACATTGCCGTGTGGCAGAAATTGACGGACAATAGCTGCTATAAGAAACTTGATAACCCTGACAACTACCCACCAAAATGCGATGATGGTACTGAACCTGATTCCGCATGGTACACTCCTCTAAGACCTTGTGTGGTCGTGCCAAATCCAGCTACTAAGAAACTTAAGTTGAATGCTCTAGCCAAATGGCCAGAAAGGTTGCATGTCGCACCAGAACGTGTTTCTGATGTTCGTGGAGGTAGCGAGGGTGCCTTCAAGCACGATGATAGTAAGTGGAAGGTGCGTGCGAAGCACTACAAGAAGTTGCTCCCTGCTATTGGAACTGAAAAGATCAGGAATGTGATGGACATGAACACCTTGTACGGAGGTTTCGCTGCTGCTCTGGTTGAGGATCCACTTTGGGTGATGAATGTGGTTTCCTCTTATGCTGCAAATACACTTCCCGTGGTCTACGACAGAGGTCTTATCGGGACGTTTCATGACTG GTGTGAGGCCTTTTCAACCTATCCTCGAACATACGATCTCCTTCATCTTGACAATCTCTTCACTGCTGAAAGTCATAG ATGTGAAATGAAGTACGTTCTGTTGGAAATGGATCGTATTTTGAGGCCCAATGGGTATGCAATTATCCGGGAATCCAGTTACTTCATAGATGCTGTTGCCGCGATGGCTAAGGGCATGAGATGGAGCTGTCGTAAAGAAGACACAGAATATGGCGTACAGAACGAGAAGATATTGATTTGCCAAAAGAAGCTTTGGTATTCAAAAGAGAGTTCATGA